A single region of the Gephyromycinifex aptenodytis genome encodes:
- a CDS encoding universal stress protein, translating to MAVVVGYVPTREGRAALEHAARECTRRNTRLVVVNSAKVERNPARDETRKFEESLEQIRRVLDQAGISHEERVLAHGNEPAEDLIEVAEELDAECIVIGLRRRTPIGKLFLGSNAQRILLEAGCPVIAVKAAPVSRSV from the coding sequence GTGGCCGTCGTTGTGGGCTACGTACCAACCAGGGAAGGGCGTGCGGCCCTGGAGCATGCCGCGCGCGAGTGCACCCGCCGCAACACCAGGCTTGTGGTGGTCAACTCCGCCAAGGTGGAGCGGAACCCGGCTCGCGACGAGACTCGCAAGTTCGAGGAGTCCCTGGAGCAGATCCGACGGGTTCTGGACCAAGCCGGGATCAGTCATGAAGAGCGCGTCCTGGCACATGGCAACGAACCTGCTGAGGATCTCATCGAGGTGGCTGAGGAACTGGACGCCGAATGCATCGTCATTGGTCTGCGACGCCGCACTCCGATCGGCAAGTTGTTCCTGGGCTCCAACGCGCAACGGATTCTGCTCGAAGCGGGTTGCCCCGTGATCGCAGTGAAGGCTGCACCGGTATCCCGTTCGGTGTGA
- a CDS encoding DUF4192 domain-containing protein — protein MTNLRVRGIGDLLAFLPYHLGFHPTDSLILISLSEGKLAFVHRLDRPAAGQRTDPGEVSLVLAALRRQPPDNVLIVGYGPGEQLSASAQQLREDLLGYGLPISEVVVVEQGRWRSVLCTDPQCCPADGQPLPEPSSVPAVCEYVGYGVSPSPDRAGLVRLLRPSLQSEVTSAFHEAVQQRRRGGPALADQAWRRATLRAWTQVLAEQAEASVRGLALAGLTEADSRDAVLAALSPAVVPPAILAPAAQEDLRRLASWQAADDLEECQRRRAVLVQLVREAPVQVRAPACTVLAIYAWSLGDGAMARVGLDEAFESDPSYPLADLMRRLLLLQVRPQDLSLS, from the coding sequence ATGACCAATCTGCGTGTTCGCGGCATCGGCGACCTGCTGGCTTTCCTGCCCTACCACCTGGGCTTCCACCCCACAGATTCGCTCATTCTCATTTCGCTCAGCGAGGGCAAGCTCGCCTTCGTGCACCGGCTGGACCGGCCCGCCGCCGGGCAGCGCACGGACCCAGGCGAGGTGAGCCTGGTCCTCGCCGCGCTACGCCGGCAGCCTCCGGACAATGTGCTCATCGTCGGCTACGGCCCGGGCGAGCAGCTGAGCGCGTCCGCGCAGCAACTGCGCGAGGATCTGCTGGGATACGGCCTGCCGATCAGCGAGGTGGTGGTGGTCGAGCAGGGGCGTTGGCGCAGTGTGCTGTGCACCGATCCGCAATGCTGCCCCGCCGATGGTCAACCGCTGCCCGAGCCGTCCTCGGTGCCGGCGGTGTGCGAGTACGTCGGGTATGGCGTGAGCCCCTCACCGGATAGGGCAGGCCTGGTCCGTCTTCTTCGCCCGAGCCTGCAGTCGGAGGTCACCTCGGCCTTCCACGAGGCGGTCCAGCAACGTCGTCGAGGCGGGCCCGCCCTCGCTGATCAGGCTTGGCGCCGCGCCACCTTACGGGCCTGGACACAGGTCCTCGCTGAGCAGGCCGAGGCGTCCGTCCGGGGCTTGGCCCTGGCTGGCTTGACCGAGGCTGACTCCCGAGACGCGGTATTGGCGGCCCTGTCGCCGGCGGTGGTGCCACCGGCGATCCTGGCGCCTGCGGCTCAAGAGGACCTCCGGCGCCTCGCCTCGTGGCAGGCCGCCGACGATCTGGAGGAATGCCAGCGTCGACGGGCGGTTCTGGTGCAGCTGGTGCGGGAGGCCCCGGTGCAGGTGCGGGCACCGGCCTGCACCGTGTTGGCGATTTATGCCTGGTCGCTCGGCGACGGCGCGATGGCTCGGGTGGGGCTGGATGAGGCGTTCGAGTCGGACCCGTCCTACCCGTTGGCAGATCTCATGCGCAGGCTCCTGCTGCTGCAGGTACGGCCGCAGGATCTGAGCCTGTCCTAG
- a CDS encoding EcsC family protein: protein MGIFDIFGGNKAAPTPMSSDDLTGLSAQGAKMVERLLDVGIDGKASFDSASKVAREAQSRRSDPERAIDDIVGQHMRLVAGNGFVTGLGGFITLPVALPANVVGFYVLATRMVAAIAAVRGYELKDEGVRAAVLLSLVGADASDLLKKVGYTSSGRLASLAAERMPGPVMMAINKGVGFRLVTSIGRGTFTRMGRAVPFLGGAVGAGVDTFLLNKLADYVRQEFPVKATLTGLPPA from the coding sequence GTGGGGATCTTCGACATCTTCGGCGGCAACAAGGCCGCGCCGACGCCGATGAGTTCCGATGACCTGACCGGTCTGTCGGCACAAGGCGCCAAGATGGTCGAGCGGCTGCTCGACGTGGGCATCGACGGCAAAGCGAGCTTCGATTCGGCAAGCAAGGTGGCACGCGAGGCGCAGAGTCGACGCAGCGACCCCGAACGCGCCATCGACGACATCGTCGGCCAGCACATGCGCCTGGTCGCAGGTAATGGCTTCGTGACCGGTCTGGGTGGGTTCATCACCTTGCCGGTGGCGCTGCCGGCGAACGTGGTGGGTTTCTACGTGCTGGCAACCCGGATGGTCGCGGCCATTGCAGCCGTGCGCGGCTACGAACTCAAGGACGAGGGAGTGCGCGCAGCGGTGCTGCTCTCCCTGGTCGGTGCCGATGCCTCCGACCTACTGAAAAAGGTCGGCTACACCAGCAGTGGCCGGTTGGCGAGCTTGGCCGCCGAGCGGATGCCCGGCCCGGTCATGATGGCCATCAACAAGGGCGTCGGCTTCCGCCTCGTCACCAGCATCGGCCGTGGCACTTTCACCCGGATGGGACGCGCGGTGCCCTTCCTCGGCGGCGCGGTGGGGGCAGGCGTCGACACCTTCCTCCTCAACAAGCTCGCCGACTACGTGCGCCAGGAGTTCCCGGTCAAGGCGACCCTGACCGGGCTGCCCCCAGCCTGA
- a CDS encoding PAC2 family protein encodes MQDPASLYRLETDTAIGDLSAPTLLVALGGYLDAGHTQRLLTEHLLATLDHTVVATFDLDQLIDYRARRPMMTFAQDHWVDYADPALILYRLIDDAGSPFLLLTGPEPDYQWERLVESVLTLIKALQVELTVTVHGIPMAVPHTRPISATVHATVPELRSGTPVFGTISLPGSLAALLELRLGELGRRAVGYAVHVPHYLAQADHPAAALYGLGCAREVAGLDLPDAGLHLAVADSEHAIAAELASSADAAEIVAALERQYDARHQPADQDVPIDEAELPSADQLGAELEAFLRDVGRGN; translated from the coding sequence GTGCAGGATCCGGCATCGCTCTATCGCTTGGAGACCGACACCGCCATCGGCGACCTGTCAGCGCCGACCCTCCTGGTGGCACTCGGCGGCTACCTCGACGCGGGGCATACCCAACGCCTGCTCACCGAGCACCTGCTGGCCACCCTGGACCACACGGTCGTCGCGACCTTCGATCTGGACCAGCTCATCGACTACCGTGCTCGGCGCCCGATGATGACCTTCGCTCAGGATCACTGGGTCGACTACGCAGACCCGGCCCTGATCCTGTACCGGCTCATCGACGACGCAGGCTCACCGTTCCTGCTGTTGACCGGTCCCGAGCCGGACTACCAGTGGGAACGCCTGGTGGAGTCGGTCCTGACCCTCATCAAAGCGCTGCAGGTGGAGCTGACGGTGACCGTGCACGGCATTCCGATGGCCGTGCCGCACACCCGCCCGATCAGCGCCACCGTGCACGCCACCGTGCCCGAGTTGCGTTCCGGTACCCCGGTGTTCGGCACCATCTCGCTACCGGGAAGCCTTGCCGCGCTCCTGGAGTTGCGACTGGGTGAGCTGGGTCGGCGCGCGGTCGGGTACGCCGTGCACGTTCCGCACTATCTGGCCCAGGCAGATCACCCGGCGGCGGCTCTCTACGGTTTGGGCTGTGCACGTGAGGTGGCCGGGTTGGACCTACCGGATGCGGGCTTGCACCTGGCTGTGGCCGACAGCGAGCACGCCATCGCCGCCGAGTTGGCCTCCTCGGCCGACGCCGCAGAGATCGTGGCGGCGCTGGAGCGTCAGTACGACGCCCGTCACCAGCCTGCCGACCAGGACGTTCCCATCGACGAGGCCGAACTGCCGTCGGCTGATCAACTCGGGGCCGAGTTGGAGGCGTTCTTGCGCGACGTCGGCCGGGGTAACTGA